One window of Klebsiella quasivariicola genomic DNA carries:
- the tamB gene encoding autotransporter assembly complex protein TamB, translating into MSLWKKISLGVLIVLVLLLGTVGFLVGTTTGLHLVFKAADRWVPGLEIGKVTGGWRDLTLDNVRYEQPGVAVTAGQFHLSVRLRCLWDSSLCVNDIALRDIYVAVDTKKMPPAAPVEEEDSGPLNLSTPYPIALSRVALHNVNVKIDDTAVSVRDFSTGLNWQEKNLTLTPTSLQGLLIALPKVAKVAQEQVVEPKIDNPQPQEKPLGETMTDLFSQPVLPAMTDVHLPLNLNIQSFRGEQLRLTGDTDITVYNLLLKVSSIDGQMKLDALDIDADQGKVTASGSAQLQDNWPVDITLAGTLNVDPMKGEKVQLKVGGEVRKTLKVGVDLSGPVAATLRADAQLAEAGLPLNMELKSKQLAWPFSGEKQFQADDVQLKFSGKMTDYALAFSTAVKGQSLPPAKIALNAKGNERQINLDKLTVNALEGKTELKALLDWQQAISWRGELTLDGINTAKEVPDWPSKLNGMIKTQGSLYGGSWQMSVPELKITGNVKQNKVDVSGSLQGNSYLQWKIPGLHLALGPNSADIKGELGVKDLNLDATIDAPHLDNALPGLGGTAKGLVKVRGTVDAPQLLADITARALRWQELTIAQVNVKGDVKSTDQIGGNLDVRVDRISQPGVNISLVQLNAKGTEKQHELRLRVQGDPVSGQLTLAGSFDRQAERWRGSLSDTRFQTPVGPVALTRSIALDYRNLEQKISIGPHCWTNPNAELCVPETIDAGASGRARVNLNRFDLAMLKPFMPEETQASGVFTGNADVSWDTTKEGLPQGKVTLSGRNVKVTQVVNDAPLPVAFDTLNLSADLHNNRAELGWLIRLTNNGQLDGQVQVTDPQGRRNLGGNVNISNFSLAMINPIFARGEKAEGRLNARLRLGGNVKSPQLFGQMQLSGVDIDGNFMPFDMQPSQLSMNFNGTRSTLQGTVNTRQGQIALSGNADWTQIDNWRAQIAAKGSRVRITVPPMVRLDVSPDVVFTATPSLFNLDGKVDVPWARIVVNEVPESAVGVSSDEVMLDKNLKPINQQSAGIPINSNLTIHVGNNVRLEAFGLKARLTGDLKVAQDKQGLGLNGQINIPDGRFHAYGQDLIVRKGELLFSGPPDQPLLNIEAIRNPDATEDDVIAGVRVTGSADQPKAEIFSDPVMSQQEALSYLLRGQGLSSGQSDSAAMTSMLIGMGVAQSGQVVGKIGETFGVSNLALDTEGVGDSSQVVVSGYVLPGLQVKYGVGIFDSLATLTLRYRLMPRLYVEAVSGIDQALDLLYQFEF; encoded by the coding sequence ATGAGTTTATGGAAGAAGATAAGCCTCGGCGTCTTAATCGTGTTGGTGCTCCTGCTGGGCACCGTCGGCTTCCTGGTGGGGACCACCACCGGCTTGCATCTGGTGTTCAAAGCGGCGGATCGCTGGGTGCCGGGGCTGGAAATCGGCAAAGTCACCGGCGGCTGGCGTGATTTAACCCTCGATAATGTCCGCTACGAGCAGCCCGGCGTGGCGGTCACCGCCGGTCAGTTTCACCTCAGCGTCCGGTTGCGCTGCCTGTGGGACAGCAGCCTGTGCGTAAACGACATCGCGCTGCGCGATATTTACGTTGCTGTCGATACGAAGAAGATGCCGCCCGCCGCGCCGGTCGAGGAAGAGGACAGCGGGCCGCTGAATCTCTCCACCCCTTATCCGATCGCCCTCAGTCGCGTCGCGCTGCATAACGTCAATGTCAAAATCGACGATACCGCAGTGTCTGTACGCGATTTTTCCACCGGCCTGAACTGGCAGGAGAAAAACCTGACCCTGACGCCGACCTCGCTGCAGGGGCTGCTGATCGCCCTGCCGAAGGTGGCGAAAGTGGCGCAGGAGCAGGTGGTTGAGCCGAAAATCGACAACCCGCAGCCGCAGGAAAAACCGCTCGGCGAGACGATGACCGACCTCTTCTCGCAGCCGGTACTGCCGGCAATGACCGATGTGCACCTGCCGCTGAACCTCAACATTCAGTCGTTCCGCGGCGAGCAACTGCGCCTCACCGGCGATACCGACATCACCGTGTATAACCTGCTGCTGAAAGTCAGCAGTATCGACGGTCAGATGAAGCTCGACGCCCTCGATATCGACGCCGATCAGGGTAAGGTCACCGCCTCGGGCAGCGCGCAGCTGCAGGATAACTGGCCGGTGGACATTACCCTCGCCGGAACCCTGAACGTCGACCCGATGAAAGGGGAGAAGGTGCAGCTGAAGGTGGGCGGCGAAGTGCGTAAAACGCTCAAGGTCGGGGTGGACTTAAGCGGGCCGGTGGCGGCCACGCTGCGTGCGGATGCGCAGCTGGCGGAAGCCGGGCTGCCGCTCAATATGGAGCTGAAGAGCAAGCAGCTCGCCTGGCCGTTCAGCGGCGAGAAGCAGTTCCAGGCTGACGATGTTCAGCTGAAATTCAGCGGCAAAATGACCGACTACGCGCTGGCCTTTTCCACCGCGGTGAAAGGTCAGTCACTGCCGCCGGCGAAAATCGCCCTCAACGCCAAAGGTAATGAGCGACAGATTAACCTCGACAAGCTGACGGTCAACGCCCTGGAAGGAAAAACCGAGCTGAAGGCGCTGCTCGACTGGCAGCAGGCGATCAGCTGGCGCGGCGAGCTGACCCTCGACGGGATCAACACCGCCAAAGAGGTGCCGGACTGGCCGTCGAAGCTCAACGGCATGATCAAGACCCAGGGCAGCCTGTACGGCGGCAGCTGGCAGATGTCGGTGCCGGAGCTGAAAATTACCGGCAACGTGAAACAGAACAAAGTGGACGTATCAGGCTCGCTGCAGGGGAACAGCTATCTGCAGTGGAAAATCCCGGGACTGCACCTGGCATTAGGCCCGAACAGCGCCGATATCAAAGGCGAACTGGGGGTGAAGGATCTTAATCTCGACGCCACCATCGATGCCCCGCACCTGGATAATGCGCTGCCGGGGCTCGGCGGAACGGCGAAGGGGCTGGTGAAAGTGCGCGGCACCGTCGATGCGCCGCAGCTGCTGGCCGACATCACCGCCCGGGCGTTACGCTGGCAGGAGCTGACTATCGCTCAGGTCAACGTCAAAGGGGATGTGAAATCCACCGACCAGATTGGCGGCAACCTGGACGTGCGGGTTGATCGCATCAGCCAGCCGGGGGTCAATATCAGCCTGGTGCAGCTCAATGCCAAAGGCACCGAAAAGCAGCATGAGCTGCGGCTGCGGGTGCAGGGCGATCCGGTGTCCGGCCAGCTGACGCTGGCGGGTAGCTTCGATCGTCAGGCCGAACGCTGGCGAGGCTCGCTAAGCGATACCCGCTTCCAGACGCCGGTGGGGCCGGTGGCGCTGACGCGCAGTATTGCGCTGGACTACCGCAACCTGGAGCAGAAAATCAGCATCGGGCCACACTGCTGGACCAACCCGAACGCCGAGCTCTGCGTGCCTGAAACCATTGACGCGGGCGCCAGCGGACGGGCGCGGGTGAATCTCAACCGCTTCGATCTGGCGATGCTTAAGCCGTTTATGCCAGAGGAGACCCAGGCGAGCGGCGTGTTTACCGGTAATGCCGATGTAAGCTGGGACACCACCAAAGAGGGGCTGCCGCAGGGCAAAGTGACCCTCAGCGGGCGCAACGTCAAGGTGACCCAGGTGGTCAACGACGCGCCGCTGCCGGTAGCGTTCGATACGCTGAACCTCAGCGCCGACCTGCATAACAATCGCGCCGAGCTGGGCTGGCTTATCCGCCTGACCAACAACGGTCAGCTGGATGGGCAGGTACAGGTCACCGATCCGCAGGGGCGGCGTAACCTCGGCGGCAACGTCAATATCAGCAACTTCTCGCTGGCGATGATCAACCCGATTTTCGCCCGTGGTGAAAAAGCCGAGGGGAGGCTCAACGCCCGCCTGCGTCTGGGCGGCAACGTGAAAAGCCCGCAGCTGTTTGGCCAGATGCAGCTGAGCGGGGTGGATATCGATGGCAACTTTATGCCGTTTGATATGCAGCCGAGCCAGCTGTCGATGAACTTCAACGGCACGCGCTCGACCCTGCAGGGGACGGTGAACACCCGCCAGGGGCAGATTGCGCTGAGCGGTAACGCGGACTGGACGCAGATCGATAACTGGCGGGCGCAAATTGCGGCGAAAGGCAGCCGAGTGCGGATCACCGTGCCGCCGATGGTGCGTCTCGATGTGTCGCCGGACGTGGTGTTTACCGCCACGCCAAGCCTGTTCAACCTCGACGGTAAAGTGGATGTGCCCTGGGCGCGGATCGTGGTTAACGAGGTACCGGAGAGCGCGGTTGGCGTCTCCTCTGATGAAGTGATGCTGGATAAAAACCTCAAGCCGATTAATCAGCAGAGCGCCGGTATCCCGATCAACAGCAACCTGACGATTCACGTCGGCAACAACGTGCGTCTGGAAGCCTTTGGTCTGAAAGCGCGTCTGACCGGTGATTTGAAAGTGGCGCAGGACAAGCAAGGCTTGGGCCTCAACGGGCAGATCAATATTCCGGACGGCCGCTTCCACGCCTATGGTCAGGATCTGATTGTTCGCAAAGGGGAGCTGCTGTTCTCCGGTCCGCCGGATCAGCCGCTGCTGAATATCGAAGCGATTCGTAACCCGGATGCTACCGAAGACGATGTGATCGCCGGCGTTCGCGTCACCGGCTCCGCCGATCAGCCGAAAGCGGAGATCTTCTCTGACCCGGTGATGTCCCAGCAGGAAGCGCTGTCTTATCTGCTGCGCGGCCAGGGTTTGAGCAGCGGACAGAGCGATAGCGCCGCGATGACCTCAATGCTTATTGGAATGGGGGTTGCACAAAGTGGTCAGGTTGTGGGTAAAATCGGCGAGACGTTTGGCGTAAGCAATTTGGCGTTGGACACCGAAGGGGTAGGCGACTCTTCCCAGGTGGTGGTCAGCGGCTATGTACTGCCGGGTCTGCAGGTAAAATATGGGGTCGGTATTTTCGACTCCCTGGCGACGCTGACTTTACGTTATCGCCTGATGCCTAGGCTATATGTGGAAGCGGTGTCTGGCATTGACCAGGCGCTCGATTTGCTCTATCAGTTTGAGTTTTAG
- a CDS encoding gamma-glutamylcyclotransferase yields MRIFVYGSLRRKQGNSHWMTNAQWLGAHSVNDYQLYSLGHYPGAVPGEGTVHGEVYRIDASTLAELDALRTKGGEYARHLIQTPYGSAWMYVYQRSVEGCTLIANGNWLDRDQY; encoded by the coding sequence ATGCGAATATTTGTTTACGGCAGTTTACGACGCAAACAAGGCAACAGCCACTGGATGACCAACGCCCAGTGGCTGGGCGCTCATAGTGTCAACGATTATCAGCTGTACAGCCTGGGCCACTATCCAGGCGCGGTGCCCGGCGAAGGCACAGTACATGGTGAAGTTTATCGTATTGATGCATCGACGCTGGCCGAACTGGATGCGCTACGCACGAAGGGGGGCGAGTATGCGCGCCACCTCATTCAGACGCCTTACGGCAGCGCATGGATGTATGTGTATCAACGTTCCGTTGAGGGATGTACGTTGATAGCGAACGGCAACTGGTTGGATCGCGACCAGTACTAA
- the ppa gene encoding inorganic diphosphatase: MSLLNVPAGKDLPEDIYVVIEIPANADPIKYEVDKESGALFVDRFMSTAMFYPCNYGYINHTLSLDGDPVDVLVPTPYPLQPGSVIRCRPVGVLKMTDESGEDAKLVAVPHTKLSKEYDHINDVNDLPELLKAQITHFFEHYKDLEKGKWVKVDGWDNAEAAKAEIVASFERAKQK, translated from the coding sequence ATGAGCTTACTCAACGTACCTGCGGGCAAAGATCTGCCGGAAGACATCTACGTCGTGATCGAAATCCCGGCGAACGCAGATCCTATCAAATATGAAGTCGACAAAGAGAGCGGTGCACTGTTCGTTGACCGTTTCATGTCCACAGCAATGTTCTATCCGTGCAACTACGGTTACATCAACCACACCCTGTCCCTGGACGGTGACCCGGTTGACGTGCTGGTCCCGACGCCGTACCCGCTGCAGCCGGGCTCCGTGATCCGCTGCCGTCCGGTTGGCGTTCTGAAGATGACCGACGAATCCGGTGAAGATGCGAAACTGGTTGCCGTACCGCACACCAAGCTGAGCAAAGAATACGATCACATCAACGATGTGAACGACCTGCCGGAACTGCTGAAAGCCCAGATCACTCATTTCTTTGAGCACTACAAAGATCTGGAAAAAGGCAAGTGGGTTAAAGTCGACGGTTGGGACAACGCGGAAGCGGCGAAAGCCGAAATCGTTGCCTCTTTCGAGCGCGCAAAGCAGAAGTAA